One genomic region from Diabrotica undecimpunctata isolate CICGRU chromosome 9, icDiaUnde3, whole genome shotgun sequence encodes:
- the LOC140450737 gene encoding E3 SUMO-protein ligase KIAA1586-like, protein MTTRKIVDFFKPNPKKQKGYANNENCSSEALTTTSIVDQDKKEDAIGINEDNCDYHSPSTSSSVKIVSRSVGLGSDADEAKVSNENNDFVNRGEQPVCWSEEQIVEFKAKNPWLIVNRELGCKVCRSVSTLGAGKTKGLKISEEWVLGTVTAYGNNKKDQQSSLRKKIFLHHGSRAHSLAEKILIEAKKDTMKKAVASMHKEQQIVTERIFRTAYKQAKLNRPFFEFETEIDFQIMNGLDMGRILHSNVACSNIIHHISDEMKSDLINGLIKSDSKFSLLLDEATSVSNKNALVVYIRTVLKGMQNPMTVFLTLFELNSTTSAGILQELLNQLQALGLSFEFMKDHMIALTCEGASVLLGKKSGLAIQLTETFPNLFIWHCLNHRLELAVHDSIEDVAGINHFKIFMDKIRNMFSCSPKNSRELAEVAKGLEEQMLKIGRV, encoded by the coding sequence ATGACTACCAGAAAAATTGTTGATTTCTTTAAACCTAACCCTAAGAAACAAAAAGGTTATGCGAATAATGAGAACTGCAGTTCGGAAGCATTGACTACAACTTCAATTGTTGATCAAGATAAAAAAGAAGACGCAATCGGGATCAATGAGGATAATTGCGATTACCATTCCCCTTCGACTTCCTCGTCGGTCAAAATAGTATCCAGGTCGGTGGGTTTGGGATCTGATGCAGACGAAGCTAAGGTTAGTAATGAAAATAATGATTTTGTTAATAGGGGTGAACAGCCAGTTTGTTGGTCTGAAGAACAAATTGTTGAATTTAAAGCTAAAAATCCATGGTTAATTGTGAACAGAGAACTAGGTTGCAAAGTTTGCCGTAGTGTGAGTACTCTAGGTGCAGGGAAAACGAAGGGCCTAAAGATTAGCGAAGAGTGGGTTTTAGGAACTGTTACCGCTTATGGAAACAATAAAAAAGACCAGCAATCCTCTCTTAGGAAAAAGATATTTTTACACCATGGGTCTCGAGCTCATTCTTTGGCTGAAAAAATACTCATTGAAGCTAAGAAAGATACAATGAAAAAAGCTGTTGCTTCTATGCATAAAGAGCAGCAGATTGTAACTGAGCGCATTTTCCGCACGGCTTATAAGCAAGCTAAACTAAATAGGCCATTTTTTGAGTTTGAAACTGAAATTGATTTTCAAATAATGAATGGCTTAGATATGGGGCGAAtcctacattcaaatgttgcttGCTCCAATATAATTCATCATATTTCTGATGAAATGAAATCAGACTTGATAAATGGCCTAATCAAGTCAGACTCTAAATTTTCCCTGCTTTTGGATGAAGCCACTTCAGTTTCAAACAAAAATGCTTTGGTGGTTTATATCAGAACTGTTCTAAAGGGAATGCAAAACCCTATGACAGTGTTCTTAACACTTTTTGAGCTAAATAGCACAACATCAGCTGGTATATTacaagaacttttaaatcagttaCAAGCATTAGGTCTAAGCTTTGAATTCATGAAAGACCATATGATTGCTCTAACTTGTGAAGGTGCTTCAGTGCTACTAGGCAAGAAATCTGGCCTTGCTATACAGCTTACTGAAACGTTCCCCAACTTGTTCATTTGGCATTGTTTGAACCATCGTTTAGAGCTTGCCGTGCACGATTCCATAGAAGACGTAGCTGGAATCAATCATTTTAAGATATTCATGGATAAAATTAGAAACATGTTTAGTTGTTCACCGAAAAACAGCAGAGAGTTGGCAGAAGTTGCTAAAGGACTAGAGGAGCAAATGTTGAAAATCGGCCGTGTTTAG